A genomic segment from Phormidium ambiguum IAM M-71 encodes:
- a CDS encoding glycosyltransferase, protein MNGDKRYLFVFLEIVGVEGGIQSYIKDIWRAYLGLPEQPTADVFLLRDAPVKNNPFATKTLRFHYFKTINPMLGRLWMIAALIIYILRYRPHHVFCGHINLAPLIQSLCQTIGIPYTVLTYGKEVWEPLPEKYKKALQQASGIWTISRYSRDQACQANQIHPKFVEFLPCCVDGEVFTPGEKNPTLVEKYNLAGARVLMTVARLWSGDIYKGVDVTIRALPAIAQAFPNVKYLVIGRGDDQPRLAQLAKDLGVADRVVFAGFVPTEQLVEHYRLADAYIMPSQEGFGIVYLEAMACGVPVLSGDADGSADPLQDGRLGWRVPHRNPEAVAAACQEILQGNDQRCDRKWLRKESLAQFGRDAFRQRLRELLSATDRAAVR, encoded by the coding sequence ATGAACGGTGACAAACGCTACTTATTTGTTTTCTTAGAAATTGTGGGTGTTGAAGGGGGGATTCAATCCTATATTAAGGATATTTGGCGAGCTTATTTAGGATTACCAGAACAACCAACTGCGGATGTTTTTTTACTCAGAGATGCGCCTGTAAAAAACAACCCTTTTGCTACCAAAACGCTGAGATTTCATTATTTCAAAACTATAAATCCAATGCTGGGGCGACTTTGGATGATTGCAGCTTTAATAATTTATATTTTGCGATATCGTCCCCATCATGTTTTTTGCGGACACATTAATTTAGCACCTTTAATTCAAAGTCTTTGCCAAACGATCGGAATTCCTTATACAGTTTTGACTTATGGAAAAGAAGTTTGGGAACCATTACCAGAAAAATATAAAAAAGCTTTACAACAAGCATCAGGAATTTGGACAATTAGCCGTTATAGTCGTGACCAAGCTTGTCAAGCTAATCAAATTCATCCCAAATTTGTCGAATTTCTTCCTTGTTGTGTAGATGGCGAAGTGTTTACTCCGGGAGAGAAGAATCCCACTTTGGTAGAGAAGTATAATTTAGCGGGTGCTAGAGTGTTGATGACTGTGGCGCGTTTGTGGTCTGGGGATATTTATAAAGGTGTAGATGTAACGATTCGGGCGCTACCTGCGATCGCGCAAGCCTTCCCCAACGTAAAATATTTAGTTATCGGTCGTGGTGATGACCAACCCAGATTAGCGCAATTAGCAAAAGATTTAGGTGTCGCTGACAGAGTAGTTTTCGCAGGTTTTGTCCCCACAGAACAACTAGTAGAACACTATCGCCTCGCAGATGCTTATATCATGCCTTCACAAGAAGGATTTGGTATTGTTTACTTAGAAGCGATGGCTTGCGGTGTTCCCGTACTGTCTGGTGACGCTGATGGTTCAGCCGACCCCTTACAAGATGGGCGTTTAGGTTGGCGAGTTCCCCATCGTAACCCAGAAGCAGTCGCAGCAGCTTGTCAAGAAATTCTCCAAGGTAATGACCAACGCTGTGATAGAAAATGGTTACGCAAAGAATCTTTAGCCCAATTTGGTAGAGATGCCTTTCGTCAAAGATTGCGAGAATTATTGAGTGCGACAGACCGTGCAGCGGTGAGGTAG
- a CDS encoding YciI family protein produces MPKYVMWGSYCEDVLEKRAPYRQAHLDGLAKQKESGVLITIGPTQDLTKVFAIYEAADEATVRQLVEADPYWQNGIWTEYEVKEWIQAI; encoded by the coding sequence ATGCCAAAATACGTAATGTGGGGAAGTTATTGTGAGGATGTTCTGGAAAAAAGAGCACCTTATAGACAAGCACATTTAGATGGTTTAGCAAAACAAAAAGAGTCAGGTGTTTTAATTACGATCGGCCCGACTCAAGACTTAACCAAAGTTTTTGCCATTTACGAAGCAGCAGATGAAGCTACTGTTCGTCAGTTAGTTGAAGCCGATCCCTATTGGCAAAATGGTATTTGGACAGAATACGAAGTTAAAGAGTGGATTCAAGCAATTTAA
- a CDS encoding Uma2 family endonuclease, which produces MITTTKKVSFAEYLKYNDGTDRKYELVNGELIPMSLGTGKHGAITKFLERSFDDEIARIGINWTAQKFAVGVRSPRGGRWDTSRIPDITVLTIEQWESLANREAVIELDEPPPILVVEVVSESTKTTDYRAKRSEYAVLSISEYWIVDPIDEVVIVCSLIEGFYDAVSFRGEERIISGSFPELNLSAMQVLQAGK; this is translated from the coding sequence ATGATTACAACCACAAAAAAAGTAAGTTTTGCTGAGTATCTCAAGTATAATGATGGCACTGATAGGAAGTATGAATTAGTCAATGGAGAATTAATTCCAATGAGTCTGGGAACTGGGAAACATGGTGCGATTACTAAATTCTTAGAACGAAGTTTCGATGATGAAATTGCTAGAATTGGGATTAATTGGACGGCGCAAAAGTTTGCTGTTGGAGTGCGATCGCCTCGTGGAGGACGTTGGGATACTTCGCGGATTCCAGATATTACAGTATTAACTATAGAACAATGGGAATCACTCGCTAATCGGGAAGCAGTAATAGAATTAGATGAACCACCACCAATTTTAGTAGTAGAAGTAGTTAGCGAATCAACTAAAACTACAGATTATCGTGCTAAACGTTCTGAATATGCAGTATTGAGTATTTCCGAATATTGGATTGTTGACCCAATAGATGAAGTAGTAATAGTATGTTCTTTAATCGAAGGTTTTTATGATGCAGTTTCCTTTCGCGGTGAAGAACGGATTATTTCTGGGAGTTTTCCAGAGTTGAACTTAAGTGCAATGCAAGTGTTACAAGCAGGAAAGTGA
- the murG gene encoding undecaprenyldiphospho-muramoylpentapeptide beta-N-acetylglucosaminyltransferase yields the protein MLTEKQNLDHQGASLEGNASAPRRLLIAASGTGGHLFPALALAEQLPDYQIEWLGVPNRLEKDLVPAKYALNTIAVEGFQERLGLGTLKIMGKFATAIRSCRKLLKQGKFNGVFTTGGYIAAPAIIAARSLGLPVILHEANAIPGKVTRFFGPWCNSVAVGFEAAAKLLPGSKTVYTNTPVRSQFLAPEKHDLPIPDDVPLIAVIGGSQGAVAVNKLVRQSAKSWFEKGAWIVHQTGENDPDVANLQHPYYFPMPFYNNMAGLLQRADLVISRAGAGSLTELAVMGKPAILIPYPFAAEDHQTYNAKTFVDAGAALVFKQSELTPEILRQQVLTLLESPEKLQQMSEAALSLAVKDSAERLAKLVRQFLE from the coding sequence ATGTTAACTGAGAAACAGAACTTAGATCACCAAGGTGCTTCCCTGGAAGGTAATGCTTCAGCACCACGACGACTGTTAATTGCTGCTAGTGGTACTGGGGGACATTTGTTTCCGGCGCTAGCTTTGGCAGAACAATTGCCAGATTACCAAATTGAGTGGTTGGGTGTCCCGAATCGGCTGGAAAAAGATTTGGTTCCAGCTAAGTATGCCTTAAATACGATCGCAGTGGAAGGTTTTCAAGAGCGTTTAGGATTGGGTACGCTGAAGATTATGGGTAAGTTTGCGACAGCGATTCGCAGTTGTCGAAAGTTGTTGAAACAGGGAAAGTTTAACGGGGTATTTACGACTGGGGGTTATATTGCTGCACCTGCGATTATTGCGGCCCGATCGCTCGGTTTACCTGTTATTCTACATGAAGCAAATGCGATTCCGGGTAAAGTAACCCGATTTTTCGGCCCTTGGTGTAATAGCGTGGCGGTAGGTTTTGAAGCGGCGGCGAAGTTGTTGCCTGGTTCTAAGACAGTTTACACGAATACGCCTGTGCGATCGCAATTTCTCGCTCCAGAAAAACATGATTTACCTATTCCCGATGATGTGCCTTTAATTGCGGTAATTGGTGGTAGTCAAGGCGCAGTAGCAGTGAATAAACTTGTGCGCCAAAGTGCAAAAAGTTGGTTTGAAAAAGGTGCTTGGATAGTGCATCAAACCGGAGAAAATGATCCTGATGTGGCCAATTTACAACATCCTTATTATTTCCCGATGCCATTTTATAACAATATGGCAGGACTGTTACAAAGAGCGGATTTAGTAATAAGTCGTGCAGGTGCAGGTTCTTTAACAGAATTAGCAGTAATGGGGAAACCTGCAATTTTAATTCCCTATCCTTTCGCCGCAGAAGATCATCAAACATACAATGCTAAAACCTTTGTTGATGCTGGTGCAGCTTTAGTATTTAAGCAATCTGAATTAACGCCGGAAATTTTAAGACAACAAGTTTTAACTTTATTAGAATCACCGGAAAAGTTACAGCAAATGTCTGAAGCTGCCTTGAGTTTAGCAGTAAAAGACAGTGCAGAAAGATTAGCGAAATTAGTGCGGCAGTTTTTGGAGTAA
- the pheT gene encoding phenylalanine--tRNA ligase subunit beta, producing MRISLNWLRELVDFTVTPEELAHKLTMAGFEVEDIEDRRTWADGVVVGKVLSCEPHPNADKLRVCEVDVGSGTPLNIVCGAANVKAGLFVPVATIGTYLPKVDLKLRSTKLRGVRSEGMICSLAELGLEKDSSGIHSFDPESVQLGNDVRPLLGLNDVILDLTATANRADALSMIGVAREVAALTGATLKLPEVPEIKISGGNKEVLSLKIEEPQACPAYIGTVIENIKIDSSPEWLQQRLQGAGIRPINNVVDITNYVLLEWGQPLHAFDRQSLQKVTDRYSLTVGVRLAKTGESLKTLDGQTRNLPSQALLITANDQPVALAGVMGGEETEVSAQTQSIMLEAALFDPMAIRRSARNLGMRTEASGRYERGVNQAELELACRRAIALISELAGGVPVTQEFADNRPNQSAWTRSIELRLDRVNQVLGPIDLGEELGELQPEDIRPILTSLGCEINTTEDEGIWIVTVPPYRYRDLEREIDLIEEIARLYGYDNFCVELPEETEAGYLSIDQLLTRKLREALRGAGLTELVHYSLGKPEKDGQIKLRNPMFSEYSALRNDLISGLIDSFQYNLEQGNGALNGFEIGRIFWSEEDGLMEADSLAGIIGGDPKVGRWVNSGKEVPMTWYEAKGILESVFQKLRITVEYQPDCRDSRLHPGRTASLWVHGDRLGTFGQLHPQLRQEKGLPDAVYVFEIDLNVLLDQMDQDEISTPVLKPYSSYPASDRDIAFFAPTKVSVAEIERVMAKAAGTLLESVELFDQYLGESVPEGQRSLAFRLIYRAGDRTLTEEDIESVHQQVREALTEKFQVTLRS from the coding sequence ATGCGAATCTCTCTGAACTGGTTGCGGGAACTGGTAGATTTCACCGTTACCCCTGAAGAATTAGCCCATAAGCTGACTATGGCTGGGTTTGAAGTAGAAGACATTGAAGACCGTCGCACTTGGGCTGATGGTGTGGTAGTGGGTAAGGTGCTCAGTTGTGAACCCCACCCTAATGCCGATAAGCTGAGAGTTTGCGAGGTAGATGTTGGCTCTGGTACTCCTTTAAATATTGTCTGTGGAGCGGCTAATGTCAAGGCTGGTTTGTTTGTACCAGTAGCGACTATTGGTACATATTTGCCAAAAGTTGATTTGAAGTTGCGATCGACTAAATTGCGCGGCGTGCGATCGGAAGGGATGATTTGCTCTTTGGCAGAATTGGGACTAGAAAAGGATTCATCGGGAATTCATAGTTTTGACCCCGAAAGTGTCCAATTAGGTAATGATGTTCGCCCACTTCTAGGTTTAAATGATGTGATTTTAGACTTGACAGCAACAGCCAATCGTGCTGATGCTCTCAGTATGATTGGGGTGGCGCGAGAAGTGGCAGCTTTAACTGGGGCAACTCTGAAATTACCTGAAGTTCCAGAAATTAAAATTTCTGGTGGAAACAAAGAGGTTTTAAGTTTAAAAATCGAAGAACCCCAAGCTTGTCCTGCTTATATTGGTACGGTAATTGAAAATATCAAAATTGATTCTTCTCCAGAGTGGTTGCAACAAAGATTGCAAGGGGCGGGAATTAGACCAATTAATAATGTGGTAGATATTACCAATTACGTACTTTTAGAATGGGGACAACCGTTACACGCTTTCGATCGCCAAAGTTTACAAAAAGTCACTGACAGATATTCTCTAACTGTTGGTGTTCGCTTAGCTAAAACTGGCGAATCTTTAAAAACATTAGATGGACAAACGCGCAATTTACCATCTCAAGCTTTGTTAATTACTGCTAATGACCAACCCGTTGCTTTAGCTGGAGTTATGGGGGGAGAAGAGACGGAAGTTTCCGCTCAAACTCAAAGTATCATGTTAGAAGCGGCATTGTTCGATCCGATGGCGATTCGCCGTTCGGCGCGGAATTTGGGAATGCGAACGGAAGCTTCGGGTCGTTATGAAAGAGGCGTAAATCAGGCGGAATTAGAGTTAGCTTGTCGGCGGGCGATCGCGTTAATTTCCGAATTAGCTGGCGGCGTTCCAGTAACTCAAGAATTTGCCGATAATCGACCGAATCAATCTGCTTGGACAAGATCGATCGAACTACGTCTCGATCGAGTTAATCAAGTATTAGGGCCGATCGATTTAGGCGAAGAACTTGGCGAATTACAACCAGAAGATATTCGCCCAATTCTGACATCTTTGGGATGCGAAATAAACACCACTGAAGACGAAGGAATTTGGATAGTTACAGTACCACCCTACCGTTATCGAGATTTAGAACGGGAAATCGATCTGATTGAAGAAATTGCCCGTCTTTATGGTTACGATAATTTCTGTGTCGAACTACCTGAAGAAACCGAAGCAGGATATCTTTCTATTGACCAACTATTAACCCGAAAACTGCGAGAAGCTTTACGAGGTGCTGGGTTAACCGAATTAGTACATTACTCGTTAGGTAAACCAGAAAAAGACGGACAAATCAAACTGCGTAACCCAATGTTCAGTGAATATTCAGCCTTACGCAATGATTTAATTTCGGGATTAATTGACAGTTTCCAATATAACTTAGAACAAGGAAATGGCGCTTTAAATGGTTTTGAAATCGGGCGCATTTTCTGGAGTGAAGAAGATGGATTAATGGAAGCTGATTCTTTAGCGGGAATTATCGGTGGCGATCCTAAAGTAGGTCGTTGGGTAAATTCTGGAAAAGAAGTACCAATGACTTGGTATGAAGCGAAAGGTATTCTAGAAAGCGTGTTTCAAAAGTTAAGAATTACCGTAGAATATCAACCTGATTGTCGTGATTCTCGCTTACATCCGGGAAGAACAGCTTCATTATGGGTACATGGCGATCGCTTAGGTACATTCGGACAACTTCATCCCCAACTACGTCAAGAAAAAGGTCTTCCTGATGCAGTTTATGTGTTTGAAATAGACCTGAATGTGTTACTAGATCAGATGGATCAAGATGAAATTTCGACTCCGGTTTTAAAACCCTATTCTAGTTATCCAGCATCCGATCGAGATATTGCTTTCTTTGCACCCACGAAAGTTTCTGTCGCCGAAATCGAACGGGTAATGGCAAAAGCTGCTGGTACTTTATTAGAATCAGTGGAATTATTCGATCAATATTTGGGCGAAAGTGTTCCCGAAGGACAACGGAGTTTAGCATTTCGGTTAATTTATCGGGCGGGCGATCGAACTCTCACCGAAGAAGATATCGAATCTGTACATCAACAAGTTCGAGAAGCTTTAACCGAAAAATTCCAAGTCACTCTCAGAAGTTAG
- a CDS encoding type II toxin-antitoxin system PemK/MazF family toxin, with translation MQGDVYLADLNPSRGSEQAGIRPVIIVQRDTLTRFTTTVIVVPLTSNLRRARIPGTVVIPSGEGGLVQESVALCYQIVVLDQQRLIKKLGTLSSSYLLSLKAALNYTLQLDELGESDDENSK, from the coding sequence ATGCAAGGAGATGTTTATTTAGCTGATTTAAATCCGAGTCGAGGTTCAGAACAAGCGGGTATTCGACCAGTTATTATTGTTCAACGAGATACATTGACTCGTTTTACAACCACAGTAATTGTTGTTCCTTTAACGAGTAATCTGCGACGCGCCAGAATACCTGGAACAGTGGTCATACCTTCCGGCGAAGGTGGTTTAGTACAAGAATCTGTGGCGCTTTGTTATCAAATTGTTGTTCTAGATCAACAGCGACTAATAAAAAAGTTGGGTACTCTTTCTTCCAGTTATTTATTAAGCCTAAAAGCAGCCCTAAACTATACATTACAATTGGACGAGTTAGGTGAATCTGATGATGAGAATTCAAAGTGA
- a CDS encoding SDR family oxidoreductase: MISIANQIVLITGASSGIGASCAKVFAQAGAKLILAARRKEKLQEIADRLSKEFATQVYLIELDVRDRQAVETAINSLPEPWKNIDILINNAGLSRGLSKLHEGDFQDWEEMIDTNVKGLLYLTRYVVPGMIDRNKGHIVNIGSIAGRQTYPGGNVYCGSKAAVRAISEGLKQDLLGTPIRVSCIDPGLVETEFSQVRFHGDTERAEKVYQGLTPLTGDDVADVVFFCVTRPTHVNISEILLVPVDQATTTLVHRHN, from the coding sequence ATGATTTCAATTGCCAATCAAATTGTTTTAATTACTGGTGCAAGTAGTGGAATTGGTGCATCTTGCGCTAAAGTATTTGCTCAAGCTGGCGCAAAGTTAATTTTAGCAGCCAGACGTAAAGAAAAACTCCAAGAAATTGCCGATCGACTTAGTAAAGAGTTTGCTACTCAAGTTTACTTGATAGAGTTGGATGTGCGCGATCGCCAAGCCGTAGAAACAGCAATCAACTCTCTCCCAGAACCTTGGAAAAATATTGATATTTTAATTAACAATGCTGGCTTAAGTCGCGGGTTAAGCAAACTCCACGAAGGCGACTTTCAAGACTGGGAAGAAATGATTGATACCAACGTTAAAGGTTTACTTTATCTTACCCGTTATGTTGTTCCCGGAATGATCGATCGCAACAAAGGTCATATAGTCAATATAGGCTCAATTGCAGGTCGGCAAACCTACCCTGGTGGTAATGTTTATTGCGGTTCTAAAGCAGCAGTTAGAGCAATTTCTGAAGGCTTAAAACAAGACCTTTTAGGAACACCAATTCGCGTTAGTTGCATCGACCCAGGTTTAGTCGAAACCGAATTTAGTCAAGTGCGATTTCATGGCGATACCGAACGCGCCGAAAAAGTTTACCAAGGACTTACACCTTTAACCGGAGATGATGTTGCAGATGTGGTTTTTTTCTGCGTAACTCGACCAACTCACGTTAATATTAGCGAAATTTTATTAGTTCCAGTAGACCAAGCAACTACTACATTGGTTCATCGTCATAACTAA
- a CDS encoding serine/threonine-protein kinase: MSYCLNPACPNPENPDHTENCQACGSQLLLRDRYCVTKPLGQGGFGATFLANDLSLPGEPCCVIKQLRPTATAPHVFQMARELFEREAKTLGQIGNHPQVPRLLDYFEDHQQFYLVQEYVSGDTLQREVKQNGPFSEEGVKQFLSEMLPVLQYIHSQKVIHRDIKPANLIRRNQDRKLVLIDFGAVKNQVSQGAANNSDQTALTAYAIGTPGFAPPEQMAMRPVYASDIYALGVTCIYLLSGKSPKDLDYNPSTGEMLWEKHVRMVNNLSDHFANVLRKMLEVSVRDRYQSANDVLRALDLEPYLDSLAQGMIASPPPGFSPSPASKFSSNSLNSGSASKGSASANSVVKAAMAIRARRTRLEGTDIHSGISGYQGNSSRNVGNVPSSDNFSSSKNKNIKRKLDAQEVQTSYSKGRRDFAQQNLSLLNLQKINLSEAIFHQARLNRTNLQGANLFHADFGRASLNQAILRDANLGRAYLSYADLEGADLRGADLSYAHLMNANLRGANLCGANLTGARITEEQLALAKTNWMTVRPSGKRGIW; this comes from the coding sequence ATGAGCTATTGCTTAAATCCAGCTTGTCCTAATCCAGAAAATCCAGACCACACAGAAAATTGCCAAGCTTGTGGTTCACAACTTTTGCTGCGCGATCGCTATTGTGTAACCAAACCTCTGGGTCAGGGTGGCTTCGGAGCTACATTTTTAGCTAACGATCTATCATTACCGGGAGAACCCTGTTGCGTAATTAAGCAACTGCGTCCAACGGCTACAGCACCTCATGTGTTTCAAATGGCACGGGAGTTATTTGAACGAGAGGCAAAAACATTGGGGCAAATAGGGAACCATCCCCAAGTACCAAGACTGTTAGATTACTTTGAAGACCATCAACAATTTTACTTAGTACAGGAATATGTATCAGGAGATACTCTGCAAAGAGAAGTAAAACAAAATGGCCCCTTTAGTGAAGAAGGTGTCAAACAATTCTTGAGCGAAATGTTACCAGTACTACAGTACATCCACAGTCAAAAAGTAATTCACCGAGATATCAAACCTGCTAATTTGATTCGTCGTAATCAAGACCGCAAGCTGGTGTTAATTGACTTTGGCGCAGTCAAAAACCAAGTCAGTCAAGGTGCGGCTAATAATTCGGATCAAACAGCTTTAACGGCTTATGCTATTGGTACACCAGGGTTCGCACCACCAGAACAAATGGCAATGCGTCCGGTTTATGCTAGTGATATTTATGCGTTAGGAGTCACTTGTATTTATTTATTAAGTGGCAAATCTCCTAAAGATTTAGATTACAACCCATCTACTGGGGAAATGTTGTGGGAAAAGCACGTCCGCATGGTCAACAATTTGAGCGACCATTTTGCTAATGTGCTGCGGAAAATGTTAGAAGTATCAGTGCGCGATCGCTATCAATCCGCCAACGATGTCCTAAGAGCTTTAGACCTAGAACCATATCTTGATAGTTTAGCTCAAGGCATGATTGCCAGCCCACCACCAGGATTTTCTCCATCACCAGCTAGTAAGTTTAGCTCTAATTCCCTAAATTCTGGCTCTGCTTCCAAAGGATCTGCCTCTGCTAATTCTGTAGTTAAAGCAGCAATGGCAATTCGTGCTAGACGTACTAGACTAGAAGGCACTGATATCCATTCAGGAATTAGTGGCTATCAAGGTAATAGTAGTAGAAATGTGGGAAATGTCCCCAGTAGTGATAACTTTAGCAGCAGTAAAAATAAAAATATTAAGCGTAAATTAGACGCACAAGAGGTACAAACTTCTTACAGTAAAGGTAGAAGAGATTTTGCTCAACAAAATCTGAGTTTACTAAATCTACAAAAAATTAATTTATCAGAAGCGATTTTCCATCAAGCTAGATTAAATCGGACAAATCTTCAAGGCGCAAATCTATTTCATGCCGATTTTGGCAGAGCAAGTTTAAATCAAGCTATTCTCAGGGATGCTAACTTAGGTAGAGCTTATCTGAGTTATGCTGACTTGGAAGGCGCAGATTTGCGTGGTGCAGATTTGAGTTATGCCCATCTAATGAATGCCAATTTGAGAGGGGCAAACCTCTGTGGCGCTAACCTGACTGGGGCTAGAATTACAGAGGAACAGTTAGCTTTGGCGAAAACTAACTGGATGACAGTACGCCCTAGTGGAAAACGCGGGATTTGGTAA
- a CDS encoding single-stranded DNA-binding protein — MNSCILMAEVVQDPQLRYTPDNLAVAEMLVQFPGVKPDDPPANLKVIGWGNLATEIHERCHRGLQVVIEGRLGMNTFERKPEGFKEKRAELTAQKVHYLGATDNFAAATTGSTTARNQTTNISQDSYHSSDMANTSGRSFATASVTNTPTMTEVDDEPLPDVTTKSKSKPTAPVNTQDVDDIPF, encoded by the coding sequence ATGAACAGCTGCATTTTAATGGCCGAGGTCGTACAAGATCCTCAACTGCGATATACACCTGATAACCTCGCCGTTGCTGAGATGTTAGTCCAGTTTCCCGGTGTTAAACCTGACGATCCTCCAGCTAACTTAAAAGTAATTGGATGGGGAAATTTAGCCACAGAAATTCACGAACGCTGTCACCGAGGTTTACAAGTAGTTATTGAAGGTCGTTTGGGAATGAACACCTTTGAAAGAAAACCAGAAGGTTTCAAAGAAAAACGTGCCGAATTAACAGCCCAAAAAGTGCATTATTTAGGTGCTACTGATAACTTTGCTGCGGCAACAACCGGATCGACAACTGCTAGAAACCAAACTACAAATATTAGCCAAGACTCTTATCATTCCAGTGATATGGCAAACACAAGTGGCAGATCTTTTGCCACTGCTTCGGTTACAAATACTCCTACTATGACCGAAGTAGATGATGAACCTCTTCCAGATGTTACTACCAAATCTAAATCAAAACCAACAGCACCCGTAAATACACAAGACGTGGACGATATTCCGTTTTAA
- a CDS encoding GDP-mannose 4,6-dehydratase, translated as MTKTALITGVTGQDGYYLSRFLLQKGYRVLGLILPQRQSNLAKLGSLVNKLEIYAIDMTDTTVLAGLLTQVKPQEIYNLAAPSFVPDSWNDSLETLNLVAGTTTQLLMAIRQAGLTTRFYQASSSEMFGQVDRSPQDENTPFRPKNPYAAAKLHAHWTTLHHRQHYNGFACSGILYNHESPRRPTQFVTRKVCLAAAAIKLGISDRLELGNLDAKRDWGYAGDYVEAMWRMLQQDEPGDYVIGTGKLHSVKELVATAFECVGLDWTRYVVVNPNLIRPDEHFQLAANFTKAKQKLQWQPQVNFEQLLEKMVLKDLERLQNGTIATSVKP; from the coding sequence ATGACTAAGACAGCACTAATTACCGGAGTTACAGGTCAAGACGGCTATTACTTAAGCCGATTTCTCTTGCAAAAGGGGTATCGGGTGTTGGGTTTAATATTACCTCAACGGCAAAGTAATCTCGCTAAATTGGGTTCTTTAGTTAACAAACTAGAGATTTATGCCATCGATATGACTGATACGACAGTGCTGGCTGGCTTACTTACACAAGTAAAACCTCAAGAAATTTATAATTTAGCTGCGCCTAGTTTTGTCCCAGATTCTTGGAATGATTCTCTAGAAACTTTAAATTTAGTTGCTGGAACGACAACTCAATTGTTAATGGCGATTCGTCAAGCAGGTTTGACAACTCGATTTTATCAAGCTAGCAGTTCGGAAATGTTTGGGCAAGTAGATCGATCGCCTCAAGATGAAAATACGCCCTTTCGACCAAAAAATCCTTACGCCGCCGCCAAATTACACGCTCACTGGACAACACTACATCATCGTCAGCATTACAATGGCTTTGCTTGCAGTGGGATTTTATACAATCATGAATCTCCTCGCCGACCAACGCAGTTTGTCACCAGGAAAGTCTGTTTAGCCGCCGCAGCGATTAAATTGGGAATTAGCGATCGCTTAGAACTAGGCAACTTAGATGCCAAACGCGATTGGGGTTACGCAGGTGATTATGTAGAAGCAATGTGGCGAATGCTACAACAAGACGAACCAGGAGATTATGTAATAGGCACCGGAAAACTGCACAGCGTCAAAGAATTAGTCGCCACAGCTTTTGAATGTGTGGGGTTAGATTGGACACGCTATGTCGTAGTGAATCCAAACTTAATTCGACCTGACGAACATTTCCAGTTAGCCGCTAACTTTACAAAAGCGAAACAAAAACTACAGTGGCAACCGCAAGTCAACTTTGAGCAACTGTTAGAAAAAATGGTACTCAAGGACTTAGAACGATTGCAAAATGGCACAATAGCCACGAGTGTGAAGCCTTAG
- a CDS encoding Uma2 family endonuclease: MLQTESKTMNLEEFLDWYPDGYGRFELYDGVVVEMQPTGTHEQVVSELAAESLIEIRRLKLPYFVGQRTIVKPIDSDSSGYNPDVIVLDENALKDEPLWKKRATITKGETAKLVIEVVSTNWQDDYLLKLGEYEKLGIPEYWIVDYLGLGGRRYIGNPKQPTISVYQMVEGEYMVNQFRGEERIQSAIFPELNLTAEQIFKIGE; this comes from the coding sequence ATGCTGCAAACAGAATCAAAAACCATGAATCTGGAGGAATTCTTGGACTGGTATCCAGATGGTTACGGTCGTTTTGAATTATATGACGGAGTAGTTGTCGAAATGCAACCAACGGGAACACATGAACAGGTAGTATCAGAATTAGCCGCTGAGTCATTAATCGAAATTCGCCGCTTAAAACTGCCTTACTTTGTTGGTCAGCGAACTATAGTTAAACCCATTGATTCCGACAGTTCAGGCTATAATCCAGATGTTATTGTTTTAGATGAAAATGCGCTGAAAGATGAACCATTGTGGAAAAAACGTGCCACAATTACTAAAGGTGAAACAGCAAAATTAGTTATCGAAGTAGTGAGTACTAATTGGCAAGATGATTATCTTCTAAAGTTAGGAGAATACGAAAAATTGGGAATTCCTGAATATTGGATTGTTGATTATTTAGGTTTGGGTGGTAGACGCTATATTGGAAACCCGAAACAACCGACAATTTCAGTTTACCAAATGGTTGAAGGCGAGTATATGGTGAATCAGTTTAGAGGTGAAGAACGGATACAATCTGCGATTTTTCCAGAGTTGAATTTAACAGCAGAACAAATTTTTAAAATCGGGGAATAA